In Cicer arietinum cultivar CDC Frontier isolate Library 1 chromosome 7, Cicar.CDCFrontier_v2.0, whole genome shotgun sequence, a single window of DNA contains:
- the LOC101511712 gene encoding probable pectinesterase 29: MCHPQLFSLFLILLVLAFEACESQDCSNPPLDITVSQSQQANFKTIQSAIDSVSEQNSRWIHIHIFPGVYKEQIQIPMNKPCIYLEGSGSDSTSIEWDSHLNATFDVRANNTVAKSIAFLNTLNKPILEGKTPITQAVAALIHGDKCAFYDCAFYGVQDTLYDHRGRHYYHNCYIQGGTDFVFGYGQSIFEASTLNFSMGKNGPKHDGCFTAQRRTTANESSGFVFKNCTFTGTRGNAILGRSLDAYARVIIANSYLSNVVTPVGWNSRTFVGHEETITFVEVGNRGPGANQSKRVKWMKHLSGAELDQFLSISYIDNEGWFPKLPTNIVI; this comes from the exons ATGTGCCATCCACAgctcttttctttatttttaatattgctTGTTCTTGCTTTTGAAGCTTGTGAATCCCAAGATTGTAGTAATCCACCACTAGACATTACCGTTAGTCAATCACAGCAagcaaattttaaaacaattcaaaGTGCCATTGATTCTGTCTCTGAACAAAATTCTCGATGGATTCACATTCATATTTTTCCTGGTGTTTACAA AGAACAAATTCAAATTCCCATGAACAAACCATGCATTTATCTTGAAGGAAGTGGTAGCGACTCTACAAGTATCGAATGGGATTCACATCTCAATGCTACTTTTGATGTACGAGCAAATAACACTGTTGCCAAAAGTATTGCATTCTTG AACACGCTCAACAAGCCAATATTGGAGGGGAAGACCCCAATCACACAAGCTGTGGCAGCTTTGATCCATGGAGATAAATGTGCATTCTATGATTGTGCTTTTTATGGGGTGCAAGACACTCTTTATGATCATCGTGGCCGCCATTACTACCACAACTGCTATATTCAAGGTGGAACTGATTTCGTATTCGGATATGGACAATCAATCTTTGAg GCAAGtacattaaatttttcaatGGGGAAAAATGGTCCGAAACATGATGGGTGTTTTACGGCACAAAGAAGAACGACAGCAAATGAATCAAGTGGATTTGTGTTTAAAAATTGTACATTCACCGGTACAAGAGGAAATGCTATACTTGGGAGATCTTTGGATGCTTATGCAAGAGTTATCATTGCCAATTCATACCTATCAAATGTTGTTACTCCTGTCGGTTGGAATTCTAGGACCTTTGTTGGTCATGA AGAAACTATCACGTTTGTTGAGGTGGGAAATAGAGGACCAGGAGCGAATCAATCCAAGCGAGTGAAATGGATGAAGCACTTGAGTGGAGCTGAGCTTGACCAATTCTTGAGTATCTCTTATATTGATAACGAAGGGTGGTTTCCCAAATTGCCAACAAACATCGTCATTTGA